In the genome of Pseudomonas putida, one region contains:
- a CDS encoding glucan biosynthesis protein G, protein MIVSPCIAQRIPGNRLRKALAAGVALVGLMSAGQLWAFNLDDVAAKAKDLAGQKYEAPKSNLPAVFRDMKFGDYQKIRFLQDKAEWAKDQTPFKLSFYHQGMHFDTPVKINQVTATKVEEIKYDPSRFEFGDVPHDPKTVENLGYAGFRVLYPINKADKQDEIMTLLGASYFRVVGKGHVYGLSARGLAIDTALPSGEEFPRFTEFWVEKPKPTDKHLVIYALLDSPRSTGAYKLTLRPGSDTLLDVKSRVFLRDHVSRLGVAPLTSMFLFGANQPSKVLNYRPALHDSEGLSIHAGNGEWLWRPLNNPKHLAVSSFSVENPRGFGLLQRQREFSVYEDLDDNYQKRPSAWVEPRGDWGKGTVDLVEIPTADETNDNIVAFWSPEKLPEPGKPMDFEYRLRWTINESQLHSPELGWVKKTMRSTGDVKQSNLIREADGSVAFLVDFEGPALAALPEDTALRSQVSVGDNAEVVENNLRYNPETKGWRLTLRLKVKDPSKSTEMRAALVRDVPVEPAKPAKEGKQDKAAAKHAKAEKAAKAEQPAADAAPTNGAPATTEKVMTETWSYQLPADE, encoded by the coding sequence GTGATTGTTAGTCCCTGTATTGCACAAAGAATCCCCGGAAATCGGCTTCGCAAGGCCCTGGCGGCAGGCGTCGCGCTGGTTGGCCTGATGAGCGCTGGCCAGCTTTGGGCATTCAATCTTGACGATGTTGCAGCCAAGGCAAAGGATCTCGCCGGTCAGAAGTACGAAGCACCGAAGAGCAACCTGCCCGCGGTCTTCCGTGACATGAAGTTCGGGGACTACCAGAAAATCCGCTTCCTCCAGGACAAGGCTGAGTGGGCCAAGGACCAGACACCGTTCAAGCTGTCCTTCTACCACCAGGGCATGCACTTCGACACCCCGGTGAAGATCAATCAGGTCACCGCCACCAAGGTCGAGGAAATCAAGTACGACCCGAGCCGCTTCGAATTCGGTGACGTCCCTCACGACCCCAAGACCGTCGAAAACCTCGGCTATGCCGGTTTCCGCGTGCTTTACCCCATCAACAAGGCTGACAAGCAGGACGAGATCATGACCCTGCTTGGCGCCAGCTATTTCCGTGTCGTCGGCAAGGGCCACGTTTATGGCCTGTCGGCCCGTGGCCTGGCCATCGACACCGCACTGCCGTCGGGCGAGGAATTCCCGCGCTTCACCGAGTTTTGGGTCGAAAAGCCAAAGCCGACCGACAAGCACCTGGTGATCTACGCCCTGCTGGATTCGCCACGCTCCACCGGCGCCTACAAGCTGACCCTGCGTCCGGGCAGCGATACCCTGCTGGACGTCAAGTCCAGGGTCTTCCTGCGTGACCATGTCAGCCGCCTGGGCGTTGCCCCGCTGACCAGCATGTTCCTGTTCGGTGCCAACCAGCCGTCCAAGGTTCTCAACTACCGCCCGGCCCTGCACGACTCCGAAGGTCTGTCGATCCACGCGGGCAACGGCGAATGGCTGTGGCGCCCGCTGAACAACCCCAAGCACCTGGCCGTGAGCAGCTTCAGCGTGGAGAACCCACGCGGTTTCGGCCTGCTGCAGCGCCAGCGTGAGTTCAGCGTCTACGAAGACCTCGACGACAACTACCAGAAGCGTCCAAGCGCCTGGGTAGAACCGCGTGGCGACTGGGGCAAGGGCACCGTCGACCTGGTCGAAATCCCGACCGCCGACGAGACCAACGACAACATCGTCGCCTTCTGGAGCCCGGAGAAGCTGCCTGAACCAGGCAAGCCGATGGACTTCGAGTACCGCCTGCGCTGGACCATCAACGAGTCCCAACTGCACTCGCCTGAGCTGGGCTGGGTCAAGAAGACCATGCGCTCCACCGGTGATGTGAAGCAGTCCAACCTGATCCGCGAAGCCGATGGCAGCGTGGCCTTCCTGGTCGACTTCGAAGGCCCGGCCCTGGCAGCCCTGCCGGAAGACACCGCCCTGCGCAGCCAGGTCAGCGTTGGCGACAACGCCGAGGTGGTCGAGAACAATCTGCGCTATAACCCTGAAACCAAGGGCTGGCGCCTGACCTTGCGACTGAAGGTCAAGGATCCGAGCAAGTCCACCGAGATGCGCGCCGCACTGGTGCGTGACGTTCCGGTGGAACCGGCCAAACCGGCCAAGGAAGGCAAGCAGGACAAGGCCGCAGCCAAGCACGCCAAGGCCGAGAAAGCCGCCAAGGCTGAACAACCTGCCGCCGATGCGGCACCCACCAACGGGGCACCGGCCACCACCGAAAAAGTGATGACCGAGACCTGGAGCTATCAGTTGCCTGCCGATGAGTAA
- the hutH gene encoding histidine ammonia-lyase has product MTELTLKPGTLTLAQLRAIHAAPVRLQLDASAGQAIDASVACVEQIIAEDRTAYGINTGFGLLASTRIASHDLENLQRSLVLSHAAGIGAPLDDDLVRLIMVLKINSLSRGFSGIRRKVINALIALVNAEVYPHIPLKGSVGASGDLAPLAHMSLVLLGEGKARYKGQWLPATEALAVAGLEPLTLAAKEGLALLNGTQASTAYALRGLFHAEDLYAAAIACGGLTVEAALGSRSPFDARIHEVRGQRGQIDTAACFRDLLGDSSEVSRSHENCGKVQDPYSLRCQPQVMGACLTQLRQAAEVLAIESNAVSDNPLVFAAQGDVISGGNFHAEPVAMAADNIALAIAEIGSLSERRISLMMDKHMSQLPPFLVENGGVNSGFMIAQVTAAALASENKALSHPHSVDSLPTSANQEDHVSMAPAAGKRLWEMAENTRGVLAIEWLGACQGLDLREGLKTSAKLEQARQALRREVPHYDRDRFFAPDIEAAAELLAKGCLTGLLPAGVLPSL; this is encoded by the coding sequence GTGACCGAACTGACTCTCAAGCCCGGCACCCTGACCCTGGCCCAACTACGTGCCATCCATGCAGCGCCAGTGCGCCTGCAACTGGATGCCAGCGCCGGCCAGGCCATCGACGCCAGCGTTGCCTGCGTCGAGCAGATCATTGCCGAAGACCGCACCGCCTACGGCATCAACACCGGTTTCGGCCTGCTGGCTTCGACCCGCATCGCCAGCCATGACCTGGAAAACCTGCAGCGTTCCCTGGTGCTGTCCCACGCCGCCGGCATCGGCGCGCCGCTGGACGACGACCTGGTGCGTCTGATCATGGTCCTGAAGATCAACAGCCTCAGCCGTGGTTTCTCCGGCATCCGTCGCAAGGTCATCAACGCGCTGATCGCCCTGGTCAACGCCGAAGTCTATCCACACATCCCGCTCAAGGGCTCGGTCGGTGCCTCCGGCGACCTGGCACCGCTGGCGCACATGTCGCTGGTACTGCTGGGCGAAGGCAAGGCCCGTTACAAAGGCCAATGGCTGCCTGCCACCGAGGCCCTGGCGGTCGCGGGCCTGGAGCCGCTGACCCTGGCTGCGAAAGAGGGCCTGGCCCTGCTCAACGGCACCCAGGCGTCCACCGCCTATGCCCTGCGTGGCCTGTTCCACGCCGAAGACCTGTACGCCGCAGCCATCGCCTGTGGCGGCCTGACCGTCGAGGCGGCTCTGGGCTCGCGCTCGCCGTTCGATGCACGCATCCACGAAGTCCGTGGCCAGCGCGGCCAGATCGACACCGCAGCCTGCTTCCGCGATCTGCTGGGCGACTCCAGCGAAGTGTCCCGCTCCCACGAAAACTGCGGCAAGGTGCAGGATCCGTATTCCCTGCGTTGCCAGCCGCAAGTCATGGGCGCCTGCCTGACCCAGTTGCGCCAGGCCGCCGAAGTCCTGGCGATCGAGTCCAACGCTGTGTCGGACAACCCGCTGGTCTTCGCCGCTCAAGGCGATGTCATCTCCGGCGGCAACTTCCACGCCGAACCGGTGGCCATGGCCGCTGACAACATCGCCCTGGCCATCGCCGAGATCGGCTCGCTGAGCGAGCGCCGCATCTCGCTGATGATGGACAAGCACATGTCCCAGCTGCCTCCGTTCCTGGTGGAAAACGGTGGCGTCAACTCCGGCTTCATGATCGCTCAGGTCACCGCTGCCGCCCTGGCCAGCGAGAACAAGGCCTTGTCGCATCCGCACAGCGTCGACAGCCTGCCGACCTCCGCCAACCAGGAAGACCACGTCTCCATGGCGCCGGCTGCCGGCAAGCGTCTGTGGGAAATGGCCGAAAACACCCGTGGCGTTCTTGCCATCGAGTGGCTGGGCGCCTGCCAGGGCCTGGACCTGCGCGAAGGCCTGAAGACCTCCGCCAAACTGGAGCAGGCCCGTCAGGCCCTGCGCCGCGAAGTCCCGCACTACGACCGTGACCGCTTCTTCGCACCCGATATCGAAGCGGCCGCCGAGCTGCTGGCCAAAGGTTGCCTGACCGGCCTGCTGCCAGCTGGCGTACTGCCGAGTCTGTAA
- the pip gene encoding prolyl aminopeptidase, translating to MQTLYPQIKPYARHDLAVEAPHVLYVDESGSPEGLPVVFIHGGPGAGCDAQSRCYFDPALYRIITFDQRGCGRSTPHASLENNTTWHLVEDLERIRKHLGIDKWVLFGGSWGSTLALAYAQTHPERVHGLILRGIFLCRPQEIQWFYQEGASRLFPDYWQDYIAPIPSEERGDLVKAFHKRLTGNDQIAQMHAAKAWSTWEGRTATLRPNPLVVDRFSEPQRALSIARIECHYFMNNAFLESDQLIRDLPKIAHLPAVIVHGRYDVICPLENAWALHQAWPNSELKVIRDAGHAASEPGITDALVRAADQMARRLLDLPLEEA from the coding sequence ATGCAGACCCTGTACCCGCAGATCAAACCCTACGCCCGGCACGATCTGGCCGTGGAAGCACCGCATGTGCTGTATGTAGACGAAAGCGGATCGCCAGAAGGTCTGCCAGTGGTGTTCATCCACGGTGGCCCGGGTGCGGGTTGCGATGCCCAGAGCCGCTGCTACTTCGACCCCGCCTTGTACCGCATCATCACCTTCGACCAGCGCGGCTGCGGCCGTTCGACCCCGCATGCGAGCCTGGAAAACAACACCACCTGGCACTTGGTCGAGGACCTGGAGCGCATTCGTAAGCACCTGGGCATCGACAAGTGGGTGCTGTTCGGCGGCTCCTGGGGTTCCACCCTGGCGCTCGCCTACGCCCAGACCCACCCCGAGCGCGTCCACGGCCTGATCCTTCGGGGCATCTTCCTGTGCCGTCCGCAGGAGATCCAGTGGTTCTACCAGGAGGGTGCCAGCCGTCTGTTCCCCGATTACTGGCAGGACTACATCGCGCCGATCCCGTCGGAAGAGCGCGGCGACCTGGTCAAGGCTTTCCACAAGCGCCTGACCGGCAACGACCAGATCGCCCAGATGCACGCCGCCAAAGCCTGGTCGACCTGGGAAGGTCGTACCGCGACCCTGCGCCCCAACCCCCTGGTGGTCGATCGCTTCTCCGAGCCGCAGCGCGCGCTGTCTATCGCGCGCATCGAATGCCATTACTTCATGAACAATGCCTTCCTCGAGTCGGACCAGCTGATCCGTGACCTGCCGAAGATCGCCCACCTCCCGGCGGTGATCGTGCATGGCCGCTACGACGTGATCTGCCCGCTGGAAAACGCCTGGGCCCTGCACCAGGCCTGGCCCAACAGCGAACTGAAGGTGATCCGCGACGCGGGCCACGCAGCCTCCGAACCGGGCATCACCGACGCCCTGGTGCGCGCCGCCGACCAGATGGCCCGGCGCCTGCTTGACCTGCCCCTGGAAGAAGCATGA
- the hutI gene encoding imidazolonepropionase — MRTLWQHCHVATMAQGLYSIIEDAAIVTNAGLIEWIGPRGEVPSVDAERTVDLGGAWVTPGLIDCHTHAVFGGNRSGEFEQRLQGVSYAEIAANGGGIASTVRATRAASEDELLASARQRVKALMRDGVTTLEIKSGYGLDLGNERKMLKVARRLGEELPLTVRSTCLAAHALPPEYAGRADDYIAHICDDMLPALAEEGLVDAVDAFCEHLAFSPAQVEKVFVKARELGLPVKLHAEQLSSLHGSSLAARYQALSADHLEFMTEEDAIAMAEAGTVAVLLPGAFYFLRETQLPPMDALRRHGVKIALASDLNPGTSPGLSLRLMLNMGCTCFRMTPEEALAGVTVHAATALGLGESHGSLEVGKVADFIAWQIERPADLSYWLGGDLPKRVVRLGHEISN, encoded by the coding sequence ATGAGAACCCTCTGGCAGCACTGCCACGTGGCGACCATGGCCCAAGGCCTGTACTCGATCATCGAGGACGCTGCGATCGTCACCAACGCCGGGTTGATCGAATGGATCGGCCCGCGTGGCGAGGTACCCTCGGTCGATGCCGAGCGCACGGTGGACCTGGGTGGCGCCTGGGTCACCCCTGGCCTGATCGACTGCCACACCCACGCGGTGTTCGGCGGCAATCGCAGCGGTGAGTTCGAGCAGCGCCTGCAGGGCGTCAGCTATGCCGAGATCGCCGCCAACGGCGGCGGTATCGCCAGCACCGTGCGGGCGACCCGCGCGGCCAGCGAAGACGAACTGCTGGCCAGTGCCCGTCAGCGGGTCAAGGCGTTGATGCGCGATGGCGTGACCACCCTGGAGATCAAGTCCGGCTACGGCCTGGACCTGGGCAACGAGCGCAAGATGCTCAAGGTCGCCCGGCGCCTGGGCGAGGAGCTGCCACTGACCGTGCGCAGCACCTGCCTTGCCGCCCACGCCTTGCCGCCGGAATACGCCGGCCGGGCGGATGACTACATCGCGCACATCTGTGACGACATGCTCCCGGCCCTGGCCGAGGAAGGCCTGGTGGACGCCGTGGACGCCTTCTGCGAACACCTGGCGTTCTCGCCGGCTCAGGTCGAGAAGGTCTTCGTCAAGGCACGCGAGCTGGGCCTGCCGGTCAAGCTGCATGCCGAGCAATTGTCGTCGTTGCACGGCTCGAGCCTGGCGGCGCGCTACCAGGCGCTGTCGGCCGACCATTTGGAATTCATGACCGAGGAAGATGCCATCGCCATGGCCGAGGCCGGCACCGTCGCCGTACTGCTGCCGGGCGCGTTCTACTTCCTGCGGGAAACCCAGCTGCCGCCGATGGACGCACTGCGTCGTCATGGCGTGAAGATCGCCCTGGCCAGCGACCTCAACCCAGGCACCTCGCCAGGGCTGTCGCTGCGGCTGATGCTGAACATGGGCTGCACGTGCTTCCGCATGACGCCTGAAGAGGCCCTGGCGGGCGTGACCGTGCATGCGGCCACGGCCCTGGGCCTGGGCGAGAGCCACGGTTCGCTGGAGGTGGGCAAGGTCGCGGACTTCATTGCCTGGCAGATCGAGCGTCCTGCGGATCTGAGCTACTGGCTCGGCGGCGACCTGCCCAAGCGCGTGGTGCGCCTGGGCCATGAGATATCCAACTGA
- the hutG gene encoding N-formylglutamate deformylase: protein MDKVLSFHQGQLPLLISMPHAGLGLTDAVRDGLVEQARSLPDTDWHIPRLYDFAQELGASVVAAQYSRFVIDLNRPDDDKPLYAGATTGLYPATLFEGEPLFKAGQEPSADERKGYLEQIWRPYHDTIRQELARLREIHGYALLWDAHSIRSVIPHLFEGKLPDFNLGTFNGASCDPVLAERLRDVCAQAQGYTSVLNGRFKGGHITRHYGDPANHIHAVQLELAQSTYMEEVEPFEYRADLAQPTQVVLKQLLETVLAWGREHYGR from the coding sequence ATGGACAAGGTATTGAGTTTTCACCAAGGCCAACTGCCGCTGTTGATCAGCATGCCCCATGCAGGCCTGGGCCTGACCGACGCCGTGCGCGACGGCCTGGTCGAACAGGCGCGCAGCCTGCCGGACACCGACTGGCACATCCCACGGTTGTACGATTTCGCACAGGAGCTGGGTGCCAGCGTGGTGGCCGCGCAGTATTCGCGGTTCGTCATCGACCTGAATCGCCCGGATGACGACAAGCCGCTGTACGCTGGCGCCACCACGGGCCTTTACCCGGCGACGCTGTTCGAGGGCGAGCCGTTGTTCAAGGCAGGCCAGGAACCCTCTGCCGATGAGCGCAAGGGCTATTTGGAGCAGATCTGGCGGCCTTACCACGACACGATTCGTCAGGAGCTCGCGCGCCTGCGTGAGATTCACGGCTATGCCTTGTTGTGGGATGCCCACTCGATCCGCTCGGTCATCCCGCACCTGTTCGAGGGCAAGCTGCCGGATTTCAACCTCGGCACCTTCAATGGCGCCAGTTGCGACCCGGTCCTGGCCGAGCGCCTGAGAGATGTCTGCGCCCAGGCCCAGGGCTACACCTCGGTGCTCAACGGGCGCTTCAAGGGTGGGCACATCACCCGTCACTACGGCGACCCGGCGAATCACATCCATGCGGTGCAACTGGAGCTGGCGCAGAGCACCTACATGGAAGAGGTCGAGCCGTTCGAGTACCGCGCAGACCTGGCGCAGCCTACCCAGGTGGTGCTCAAGCAATTGCTCGAAACCGTCCTGGCCTGGGGCAGGGAGCACTACGGGCGGTAA
- a CDS encoding amino acid permease yields the protein MQEGLKRGLSARHIRFMALGSAIGTGLFYGSASAIQMAGPAVLLAYLIGGAAVFMVMRALGEMAVHNPVAGSFGHYASAYLGPMAGFILGWTYAFEMVIVAIADVTAFGIYMGFWFPEVARWIWVLGIVFIIGGLNLCNVKVFGEMEFWLSLLKVGAIVAMILAGFGIMIFGMGQATPGTTVGVSNLISHGGFMPNGISGLIACFAVVMFAFGGIEIIGVTAGEAKDPQRVIPKAINAVPLRILLFYVLTLFVLMSLYPWPQIGSQGSPFVQIFNNLGIGSAAAVLNIVVISAAVSAINSDIFGAGRMMYGLAQQGHAPRSFGKLSKHGVPWMTVLVMGAALLIGVVLNYVIPENVFLLIASIATFATVWVWLMILMSQVAMRRSMTREQIAELKFPVPFWPYGPAMAIAFMLFIFGVLGYFPDTQAALIVGVIWVVFLVASYLLWCKPRAGQGQRVREPVELHR from the coding sequence ATGCAAGAAGGTCTCAAGCGCGGGCTGTCGGCCCGGCACATTCGTTTCATGGCGCTCGGTTCCGCGATCGGTACCGGGCTGTTCTACGGCTCGGCCTCGGCCATCCAGATGGCCGGCCCGGCAGTATTGCTGGCTTATCTGATCGGTGGTGCGGCGGTTTTCATGGTCATGCGCGCCCTTGGCGAGATGGCCGTGCACAACCCGGTAGCCGGCTCCTTCGGGCACTATGCCAGTGCCTACCTCGGCCCCATGGCGGGCTTCATCCTCGGCTGGACCTACGCCTTCGAGATGGTCATCGTTGCCATCGCCGATGTCACCGCGTTCGGGATCTACATGGGCTTCTGGTTCCCGGAAGTGGCTCGGTGGATCTGGGTGCTGGGCATCGTCTTCATCATCGGCGGCCTGAACCTGTGCAACGTCAAGGTCTTCGGTGAAATGGAGTTCTGGCTGTCCCTGCTCAAGGTCGGCGCCATCGTGGCGATGATCCTGGCAGGCTTCGGCATCATGATTTTCGGCATGGGCCAGGCCACCCCCGGCACCACCGTCGGTGTGAGCAATCTGATCAGCCATGGCGGCTTCATGCCCAACGGCATCAGCGGCCTGATCGCCTGCTTCGCGGTCGTGATGTTCGCCTTCGGCGGCATCGAGATCATCGGCGTCACTGCCGGTGAAGCGAAAGACCCACAGCGCGTCATCCCCAAAGCGATCAACGCGGTCCCGCTGCGTATCCTGCTGTTCTACGTGTTGACCCTGTTCGTGCTGATGAGCCTGTACCCCTGGCCGCAGATCGGCAGCCAAGGCAGCCCGTTCGTGCAGATCTTCAACAACCTGGGTATCGGCTCGGCGGCTGCGGTGCTGAACATCGTGGTGATTTCGGCAGCCGTCTCGGCCATCAACAGCGACATCTTCGGCGCTGGCCGCATGATGTACGGCCTGGCCCAGCAAGGCCACGCGCCTCGCAGCTTCGGCAAGCTGTCCAAGCACGGCGTGCCATGGATGACCGTGCTGGTGATGGGCGCTGCGCTGCTGATCGGTGTGGTGCTGAACTACGTGATCCCCGAGAACGTGTTCCTGCTGATCGCCTCGATCGCCACCTTCGCCACTGTGTGGGTATGGCTGATGATCCTGATGAGCCAGGTGGCCATGCGCCGCAGCATGACTCGCGAGCAGATCGCCGAGCTGAAGTTCCCGGTGCCGTTCTGGCCTTATGGGCCGGCAATGGCCATTGCCTTCATGTTGTTCATCTTTGGTGTGCTCGGCTACTTCCCGGACACTCAGGCCGCGTTGATCGTCGGCGTGATCTGGGTGGTGTTCCTGGTGGCCTCCTACCTGCTGTGGTGCAAGCCACGGGCAGGGCAGGGCCAACGGGTCCGCGAGCCGGTCGAGCTGCACCGCTAG
- the dtd gene encoding D-aminoacyl-tRNA deacylase, protein MKGLLQRVRGARVEVDGEIVGSIDQGLLVLVAVEPGDTREHADKLLHKLLNYRVFSDPQGKMNLSLKDIGGGLLLVSQFTLAADTRNGMRPSFSTAAPPALGAEIFDYLLEQARAAYGDVASGRFGADMQVHLVNDGPVTFMLQI, encoded by the coding sequence ATGAAAGGGCTGTTGCAGCGCGTGCGTGGCGCGCGCGTCGAGGTAGACGGCGAGATCGTCGGCTCGATCGACCAGGGCCTGCTGGTGCTGGTGGCTGTCGAGCCGGGAGATACCCGCGAGCATGCCGACAAGCTCCTGCACAAATTGCTCAACTACCGGGTATTCAGCGACCCCCAGGGCAAGATGAACCTGTCGCTCAAGGACATCGGCGGCGGCCTGCTGCTGGTGTCCCAGTTCACGCTGGCCGCCGACACCCGCAACGGCATGCGTCCGAGCTTCTCCACCGCCGCACCGCCAGCACTCGGTGCCGAGATATTCGACTATCTTCTTGAGCAGGCTCGCGCTGCCTATGGCGATGTCGCCAGCGGCCGGTTCGGGGCGGACATGCAGGTGCATCTGGTCAATGATGGCCCTGTAACATTTATGTTACAAATATGA
- the mdoH gene encoding glucans biosynthesis glucosyltransferase MdoH, giving the protein MSNSSARPESLGEYLAHLPLSDEQRAELASCQSFSELHQRLAAQPAANSAEAVQASVGPRLTVGSAAELEDAEMLGVDGSGRLCLKIAPPIKRTRVVPEPWRTNILVRMWRRLTGRTNAPQPPKRELPPARWRRVGSLRRYILLALMIGQTLVAGWYMKGILPYQGWSFVSLDEIMAQSFWESVVQVWPYALQTTILILFGILFCWVSAGFWTALMGFLELLTGRDKYRISGSSAGNEPIAPQTRTALVMPICNEDVPRVFAGLRATFESVAATGDLDRFDFFVLSDTNDTDIAVAEQQAWLDVCREAKGFGHIFYRRRRRRVKRKSGNLDDFCRRWGGEYKYMVVLDADSVMSGECLTSLVRLMEANPDAGIIQTAPKASGMDTLYARLQQFATRVYGPLFTAGLHFWQLGESHYWGHNAIIRMKPFIEHCALAPLPGKGAFAGAILSHDFVEAALMRRAGWGVWIAYDLPGSYEELPPNLLDELKRDRRWCHGNLMNFRLFLVKGMHPVHRAVFLTGVMSYLSAPLWFFFLVLSTALLATNTLMEPQYFIEPFQLYPLWPQWHPEKAIALFSTTVVLLFLPKLLSVILIWAKGATAFGGRIKVTLSMLIEMLFSMLLAPVRMIFHTRFVLAAFLGWAATWNSPQRDDDSTPWSEAARRHGPQTLLGIAWAALVAWLNPSFLWWLAPIVGSLVLSIPVSVISSRTRLGLAAKDEKLFLIPEEYATPQELLATDQYTHENRWHALHDGFVRAVVDPRQNALACAMATARHGQAAPIEALRIERVSKALEVGPQGLDGNTRLALLSDPVALSRLHEQVWASNNEAWIGVWRSSITNDPHSPLLPLHPDNQAQPSLVGA; this is encoded by the coding sequence ATGAGTAACTCAAGCGCACGGCCAGAATCGCTTGGCGAGTACCTGGCCCACCTCCCACTGAGCGATGAGCAGCGCGCGGAACTCGCCAGCTGCCAGTCGTTCAGCGAGCTGCACCAACGCCTGGCGGCCCAACCGGCCGCCAACTCCGCCGAGGCCGTGCAGGCCTCGGTTGGCCCGCGCCTGACCGTGGGCAGCGCCGCCGAACTCGAAGACGCCGAAATGCTTGGCGTCGACGGCAGCGGTCGGCTGTGCCTGAAGATCGCGCCGCCGATCAAGCGCACCCGTGTGGTCCCCGAGCCATGGCGTACCAACATCCTGGTGCGCATGTGGCGTCGGCTCACCGGGCGCACCAATGCCCCGCAACCGCCCAAGCGCGAGCTGCCACCGGCCCGCTGGCGCCGGGTCGGTTCCCTGCGCCGCTATATTCTCCTGGCCTTGATGATCGGGCAGACCCTCGTGGCCGGCTGGTACATGAAGGGCATCCTGCCGTACCAGGGCTGGTCGTTCGTCTCGCTCGACGAAATCATGGCCCAGTCGTTCTGGGAGTCGGTCGTTCAGGTCTGGCCGTATGCCCTGCAGACGACCATCCTCATCCTCTTCGGCATCCTGTTCTGCTGGGTGTCGGCGGGCTTCTGGACCGCGCTGATGGGCTTCCTCGAGCTGCTCACCGGCCGTGACAAGTACCGCATCTCCGGCAGCAGCGCCGGCAACGAGCCGATCGCGCCACAGACGCGTACTGCGTTGGTCATGCCGATCTGCAACGAAGACGTGCCACGGGTCTTCGCCGGTCTGCGGGCCACCTTCGAGTCGGTGGCCGCCACCGGTGACCTGGATCGCTTCGATTTCTTCGTGCTCAGCGACACCAACGACACCGACATCGCTGTGGCCGAGCAACAGGCCTGGCTGGATGTATGCCGCGAGGCCAAAGGCTTTGGCCATATCTTCTATCGCCGTCGCCGTCGCCGCGTGAAGCGCAAGAGCGGCAACCTGGATGACTTCTGCCGTCGCTGGGGTGGCGAGTACAAGTACATGGTCGTGCTCGACGCCGACAGCGTCATGAGCGGCGAATGCCTGACCAGCCTGGTACGTCTGATGGAGGCCAACCCGGACGCTGGCATCATCCAGACCGCGCCGAAGGCCTCGGGCATGGACACCCTCTACGCCCGCCTGCAGCAGTTCGCCACCCGCGTCTATGGCCCGCTGTTCACCGCCGGCCTGCACTTCTGGCAGTTGGGTGAATCGCACTACTGGGGGCACAACGCGATCATCCGCATGAAGCCCTTCATCGAGCATTGCGCCCTGGCGCCTTTGCCGGGCAAGGGGGCGTTCGCCGGTGCGATCCTCTCCCACGACTTCGTCGAAGCCGCGCTGATGCGCCGTGCCGGCTGGGGCGTGTGGATCGCTTACGACCTGCCGGGCAGCTACGAAGAGCTGCCGCCGAACCTGCTCGATGAGCTCAAGCGCGACCGTCGCTGGTGCCACGGCAACCTCATGAACTTCCGCCTGTTCCTGGTCAAGGGTATGCACCCGGTGCACCGCGCGGTGTTCCTGACCGGCGTCATGTCGTACCTGTCGGCGCCGCTGTGGTTCTTCTTCCTGGTGCTTTCGACCGCGTTGCTGGCGACCAACACGCTGATGGAGCCGCAGTACTTCATCGAGCCGTTCCAGCTCTACCCACTGTGGCCGCAATGGCATCCAGAGAAGGCCATCGCGCTGTTCTCCACCACCGTCGTGCTGTTGTTCCTGCCCAAGCTGCTCAGCGTCATCCTGATCTGGGCCAAGGGCGCCACGGCATTCGGTGGTCGCATCAAGGTCACCTTGTCGATGCTGATCGAGATGCTGTTCTCCATGCTGCTGGCGCCGGTGCGGATGATCTTCCACACCCGCTTCGTGCTGGCCGCGTTTCTCGGCTGGGCGGCGACCTGGAACTCGCCGCAGCGTGACGACGACTCCACGCCGTGGAGCGAGGCCGCTCGCCGCCATGGCCCGCAGACGTTGCTGGGCATTGCCTGGGCCGCCTTGGTGGCTTGGCTGAACCCAAGCTTCCTGTGGTGGTTGGCGCCGATCGTGGGCTCGCTCGTGCTGTCGATCCCGGTGTCGGTGATTTCCAGCCGTACGCGCCTGGGCCTGGCGGCCAAGGACGAGAAGCTGTTCCTCATCCCTGAGGAGTACGCGACTCCGCAGGAGCTGCTGGCGACCGACCAGTACACCCACGAGAACCGCTGGCATGCCCTGCACGACGGTTTCGTCCGTGCGGTGGTCGACCCACGGCAGAACGCCCTGGCCTGCGCCATGGCCACTGCTCGCCATGGCCAGGCCGCGCCGATCGAGGCATTGCGCATCGAGCGTGTGAGCAAGGCCCTGGAAGTCGGGCCCCAGGGCCTGGACGGCAACACCCGCCTGGCACTGCTGAGCGACCCGGTGGCGCTGTCGCGCCTGCACGAGCAGGTGTGGGCATCGAACAACGAGGCCTGGATCGGGGTATGGCGCAGTTCCATTACCAACGATCCACACTCGCCGCTGCTGCCGCTGCACCCGGACAATCAGGCCCAGCCCTCGCTCGTCGGCGCCTGA